One window from the genome of Bacillus tianshenii encodes:
- the mutS gene encoding DNA mismatch repair protein MutS codes for MAKQTPMMQQYLRIKADYPDAFLFFRLGDFYEMFFEDAVKASKELEITLTSRDGGKDRIPMCGVPHHSSHNYIHQLVEKGYKVAICEQTEDPKQAKGVVKREVVQLITPGTVMEGKALDEKDNNYIASVTDFDDGSFGIAFTDLTTGESRVTLLTGDWTDVAGELYGVSAREVVLRTDVSETAAKTLCDRLPLTVSYEEQSVIPSEMVALVKKLEQTKLRETVGRLFNYLIRTQKRSLEHLQQVEYYQINQYMKLDLHSKRNLELIETIRTKGKKGSLLWLLDKTVTAMGGRLLKQWLERPLLNKETIENRLTMVQTLLEQFFEREDLRELLKEVYDIERLAGRVAYGNVNARDLLQLKQSLGQVPAIVELVGKLEHPYAVDLAKRVDPCEELHELLENGIHAQPPISVKEGGIIKDGFNEDLDRYRDASRNGKEWIAALEQQERQQTGIRSLKVGYNKVFGYYIEVTKANLHLLPEGRYERKQTLTNAERYITPELKEKESLILEAEEKSVDLEYELFLTLREKVKEYIPSLQAIAKFVSEMDVLQCFATISDEYGYVRPQFSTNREINIEGGRHPVVEKVMEHNEYVENDCSMNKNRELLLITGPNMSGKSTYMRQVALTAIMAQVGCFVPADEAVLPIFDQVFTRIGAADDLVAGQSTFMVEMLEAKNALTKATQDSLILLDEIGRGTSTYDGMALAQAIIEYIHDEIGAKTLFSTHYHELTQLAGALCNLQNVHVRAVEEQGRVVFLHKVQEGAADRSYGIHVAELAELPPSLIERAKVILAELETADVKDTKPSAQTERQGGNEEVVKEPEQQLSFFQTEQPTEKPKLSKNEQKILQALEELDLLEMTPLDAMNELYSLQKTLKRK; via the coding sequence ATGGCTAAACAGACGCCGATGATGCAGCAATATTTGAGAATTAAGGCAGACTATCCGGATGCCTTTTTGTTTTTTCGTTTAGGAGATTTCTATGAGATGTTCTTTGAAGATGCGGTGAAGGCGTCCAAGGAACTTGAGATTACATTAACGAGTCGTGATGGCGGGAAAGACCGTATTCCGATGTGCGGTGTTCCGCATCATTCCTCGCATAATTATATTCATCAATTAGTTGAAAAAGGATATAAAGTCGCGATTTGCGAACAAACAGAAGACCCGAAGCAAGCAAAAGGAGTTGTGAAGCGGGAAGTTGTTCAGCTGATTACACCTGGGACGGTAATGGAAGGCAAAGCGCTTGATGAAAAGGATAATAACTACATAGCCTCGGTGACTGATTTTGATGATGGGTCATTTGGGATTGCATTTACGGATTTAACAACTGGGGAAAGCCGCGTCACATTGCTGACTGGGGACTGGACGGATGTAGCGGGTGAGCTGTACGGTGTGTCGGCACGTGAAGTGGTACTGCGGACGGACGTAAGTGAAACAGCAGCAAAGACATTATGTGACAGGCTGCCATTAACGGTCTCGTATGAAGAGCAATCCGTCATTCCTTCTGAGATGGTGGCGCTTGTTAAGAAGCTAGAGCAGACAAAGCTTCGTGAAACGGTGGGAAGGCTTTTTAATTATTTAATTCGTACACAGAAGCGTTCATTGGAACATTTACAGCAAGTAGAATACTATCAAATTAACCAATATATGAAGCTTGATTTGCATTCAAAGCGGAACTTAGAATTAATCGAGACGATAAGGACGAAGGGGAAAAAGGGTTCATTGCTATGGCTGCTTGATAAAACGGTCACAGCCATGGGCGGACGATTGTTAAAACAATGGCTTGAGCGTCCTCTCTTAAACAAGGAAACAATTGAAAATCGTTTAACGATGGTGCAGACACTGTTAGAGCAATTCTTTGAGCGTGAAGATTTACGGGAGCTGTTAAAAGAAGTCTATGACATTGAACGCTTAGCAGGACGTGTCGCATATGGAAACGTCAATGCACGTGATTTGCTTCAATTAAAGCAGTCTCTTGGACAAGTCCCGGCAATTGTGGAGCTTGTCGGTAAGCTTGAGCATCCATATGCGGTCGATTTAGCAAAACGCGTGGACCCTTGTGAAGAGCTTCATGAGTTGCTTGAAAACGGTATTCATGCTCAGCCTCCGATTTCTGTGAAAGAAGGCGGAATTATAAAGGACGGTTTCAATGAGGACCTAGACCGTTACCGGGATGCTTCACGTAATGGGAAAGAGTGGATTGCCGCATTGGAACAGCAAGAACGCCAGCAAACCGGTATCCGCTCACTAAAAGTCGGCTACAACAAAGTGTTTGGCTACTATATCGAAGTGACAAAAGCAAACTTACACTTGCTGCCAGAAGGACGTTATGAACGAAAGCAGACGTTAACAAATGCTGAGCGTTACATTACGCCAGAATTAAAAGAAAAAGAATCACTTATTTTAGAAGCAGAAGAAAAAAGCGTCGACTTAGAATATGAGCTTTTCCTAACATTGCGTGAGAAAGTGAAAGAATATATACCAAGTCTTCAAGCGATCGCTAAGTTTGTTAGTGAAATGGACGTCCTTCAATGCTTTGCGACGATTAGTGATGAATACGGGTATGTAAGGCCTCAATTTTCAACAAATCGAGAAATCAACATTGAAGGTGGCCGTCATCCTGTTGTCGAGAAAGTGATGGAGCATAATGAGTACGTCGAAAACGACTGTTCCATGAATAAAAATCGTGAACTTCTATTAATTACAGGGCCAAACATGTCGGGTAAGAGTACGTATATGCGCCAAGTTGCCCTAACAGCTATTATGGCGCAAGTTGGCTGCTTTGTACCTGCAGATGAGGCGGTACTACCAATCTTTGACCAAGTTTTTACCCGCATTGGCGCAGCAGATGATCTTGTCGCAGGTCAAAGTACGTTTATGGTGGAGATGCTTGAAGCGAAGAATGCACTAACAAAGGCTACGCAGGATAGTTTGATTCTGCTTGATGAGATAGGCCGTGGAACCTCAACTTATGATGGCATGGCACTTGCTCAGGCAATTATTGAATACATTCATGATGAAATTGGCGCAAAAACACTGTTTTCGACTCATTATCATGAGCTGACACAGCTTGCAGGTGCGCTTTGTAATTTACAAAATGTACATGTACGTGCAGTTGAAGAGCAGGGCCGTGTTGTGTTTCTGCATAAAGTCCAAGAAGGAGCGGCAGACCGCAGCTACGGAATTCATGTGGCAGAGCTTGCGGAATTACCGCCATCATTAATTGAACGAGCGAAGGTTATTTTAGCTGAATTAGAAACAGCGGATGTTAAAGATACAAAGCCTTCTGCCCAAACAGAACGGCAGGGAGGTAATGAAGAAGTAGTCAAAGAGCCGGAACAACAGTTGTCCTTCTTCCAAACAGAGCAACCAACTGAAAAACCAAAGCTAAGTAAGAATGAACAGAAAATTTTACAAGCATTAGAGGAGCTTGATTTATTAGAAATGACACCGCTTGATGCGATGAATGAATTATACAGTCTGCAAAAGACGTTAAAAAGAAAGTAA
- the mutL gene encoding DNA mismatch repair endonuclease MutL: MGKIQQLEAQLSNQIAAGEVVERPASVVKELIENAIDANSTRVSIEVEEAGLAKIRIVDNGDGMDEEDAVLAFERHATSKIKHESDLFRITTLGFRGEALPSIASVSEMEIKTSTGENAGTLLKINGGIFEEKTQSDSRKGTEIKVDNLFFNTPARLKYMKTVHTELGNITDVVNRMALAHPHISFRLAHNGKKLLYTNGNGDLLQVLASIYGTKTARQMKKIHWRSIDFEIHGYIAKPEITRASRNYMSTIVNGRFIKNYPLLKAIQEGYHTLLPIGRYPIVLLHIEMDPLLVDVNVHPAKLEVRLSKEKELMQLITDGIQEALREETLIPAVEKAPKRTKVESEQQMFSFEHRTTPPSKPAVPETKSIQTKPIQTEPDQSEPVFLTHSDQESESSNLIREPAPVIEESVVEEPENEQPEAEEEKVESSRVPPLYPIGQMHGTYIMAQNENGLYIIDQHAAQERIKYEFFREKVGEVEPEVQELLMPLTFEFSRDECLAIEAHLDELQEVGIFLETFGPQSYIVRSHPRWFPKGFEQEVIEEIIEQVIQSKKVDLKKLREEAAIMMSCKKSIKANHHLRQDEIFELLETLRKSTDPFTCPHGRPIILHFSTYEMEKMFKRIM; encoded by the coding sequence GTGGGCAAAATTCAGCAATTAGAAGCACAGCTTTCCAACCAAATTGCAGCAGGGGAGGTCGTCGAACGGCCTGCATCTGTTGTAAAAGAGCTGATTGAAAATGCGATTGATGCAAACAGCACACGCGTTTCCATTGAAGTAGAGGAAGCCGGTCTAGCAAAAATCCGTATTGTCGATAATGGTGACGGAATGGATGAAGAAGATGCAGTCCTCGCATTTGAACGGCATGCCACAAGTAAAATCAAGCATGAAAGTGACTTATTCCGCATTACAACACTCGGTTTCCGCGGGGAGGCGCTTCCAAGTATTGCTTCTGTTTCTGAAATGGAAATTAAGACGAGTACAGGCGAGAATGCAGGCACGCTTCTAAAAATAAACGGAGGCATCTTTGAAGAAAAGACGCAATCAGACAGTCGTAAAGGGACAGAGATCAAGGTTGATAACCTCTTTTTCAACACACCAGCCCGCTTGAAATATATGAAAACGGTTCATACGGAGCTTGGCAACATAACCGATGTTGTAAATCGTATGGCACTTGCCCACCCACACATTTCCTTTCGGCTCGCACATAACGGAAAGAAGTTACTTTATACAAATGGAAATGGTGATTTGTTACAGGTGCTCGCGTCTATCTATGGCACAAAAACAGCACGGCAAATGAAAAAGATCCACTGGCGCTCGATAGATTTTGAAATTCATGGCTATATTGCAAAGCCGGAAATTACAAGAGCATCACGCAATTACATGTCAACGATTGTAAATGGTCGTTTTATTAAAAACTATCCACTATTAAAAGCAATTCAAGAAGGCTATCACACGCTTCTTCCGATTGGCAGGTACCCAATTGTTCTGCTTCATATTGAGATGGACCCACTGCTTGTCGATGTGAATGTTCACCCTGCTAAGCTTGAAGTCCGGCTTAGTAAGGAAAAAGAATTGATGCAGTTAATTACAGATGGTATTCAAGAAGCGCTTAGAGAAGAAACATTAATTCCAGCTGTTGAAAAGGCGCCAAAGCGGACAAAGGTGGAAAGTGAACAACAGATGTTTTCCTTTGAGCATCGAACAACACCTCCATCAAAACCAGCTGTCCCGGAAACAAAATCAATCCAAACAAAGCCAATTCAAACAGAACCAGATCAATCAGAGCCAGTGTTTCTAACACATAGCGATCAAGAAAGCGAAAGCTCTAACCTTATACGTGAGCCAGCACCAGTGATCGAAGAATCTGTCGTTGAAGAACCAGAGAATGAACAACCCGAAGCTGAAGAAGAAAAAGTGGAGTCTTCTCGCGTACCACCGCTGTATCCGATTGGCCAGATGCATGGCACTTATATAATGGCACAAAACGAAAACGGACTGTATATTATTGATCAGCATGCTGCACAGGAACGGATTAAATATGAATTCTTCCGTGAAAAGGTAGGCGAAGTGGAGCCTGAAGTACAAGAGCTACTCATGCCGTTAACATTTGAATTCAGTCGAGATGAATGTCTTGCAATTGAAGCTCATCTTGATGAATTACAGGAAGTTGGAATATTCTTAGAAACGTTCGGGCCACAGAGCTATATTGTCCGCTCACATCCTAGGTGGTTTCCGAAAGGGTTTGAGCAGGAAGTGATTGAGGAAATCATTGAACAAGTCATTCAATCCAAGAAGGTTGATCTTAAAAAGCTCCGTGAAGAAGCGGCGATTATGATGTCTTGTAAGAAATCAATAAAAGCGAATCATCATTTGCGTCAGGATGAAATCTTTGAATTGCTCGAAACACTCCGAAAGTCAACGGACCCATTTACATGTCCACATGGCAGACCAATTATTTTACATTTTTCAACGTATGAAATGGAGAAAATGTTTAAGCGAATTATGTAA
- the miaA gene encoding tRNA (adenosine(37)-N6)-dimethylallyltransferase MiaA, whose product MKEKVLAIVGPTAVGKTKLGVELAKRLNGEVISGDSMQIYRSMDIGTAKATEEERQGIVHHMLDIKDFHESFSVAEFQSRVQKHIQEIQSRGRLPIIVGGTGLYIQSVLYDYRFSEATGDDELRRELEVYATEHGNDALHRKLQEVDPQAAENIHPNNVRRVVRALEVYRTTGMTMTDYQKQQSAQPRYQHAIIGLTSDREQLYERINTRVDEMVSEGLVDEVKRLYEQGLSGTQASQAIGYKEIIEAIEGKCTMEEAVEQLKQNSRRYAKRQFTWFKNKMAIEWFDLTEGDFDKKVEEILEYIAGKLGEKSNV is encoded by the coding sequence ATGAAAGAAAAGGTATTGGCAATTGTAGGACCAACAGCGGTCGGAAAAACAAAGCTTGGCGTCGAGCTTGCAAAGCGGTTAAATGGCGAAGTGATTAGCGGTGATTCGATGCAAATTTATCGGAGCATGGATATCGGTACAGCGAAAGCAACGGAAGAAGAGCGCCAAGGAATCGTGCATCATATGCTTGATATAAAAGATTTTCACGAGTCTTTCTCAGTAGCTGAATTTCAATCACGTGTTCAAAAGCATATTCAAGAGATTCAGTCACGCGGACGGCTACCGATAATTGTCGGTGGAACAGGGCTTTATATTCAATCAGTACTTTATGATTATCGCTTCTCAGAAGCAACAGGCGATGACGAGCTTCGCCGGGAGCTTGAAGTGTATGCGACTGAACACGGAAATGATGCGCTGCATCGAAAGCTTCAAGAGGTTGACCCGCAGGCTGCTGAGAATATTCATCCGAATAACGTCCGCCGTGTCGTACGGGCGCTTGAAGTCTACCGTACGACAGGGATGACAATGACTGACTATCAAAAACAGCAGTCAGCCCAGCCGCGTTATCAGCATGCAATCATTGGCTTGACCTCAGATCGTGAGCAATTGTATGAACGCATTAATACACGTGTGGATGAAATGGTATCCGAAGGGCTAGTGGATGAGGTAAAGCGATTGTATGAACAAGGGTTGAGCGGCACGCAGGCCTCTCAAGCAATCGGCTACAAAGAGATCATTGAGGCCATTGAAGGAAAGTGTACGATGGAAGAAGCGGTTGAACAGTTAAAACAAAACTCACGCCGATATGCGAAACGTCAATTTACATGGTTTAAAAACAAAATGGCAATCGAATGGTTTGATTTAACAGAAGGCGATTTCGATAAAAAGGTTGAAGAAATTTTAGAATATATTGCAGGAAAGCTTGGGGAAAAGTCGAATGTTTAA
- the hfq gene encoding RNA chaperone Hfq, translating to MKQSVNIQDQFLNQLRKDNTFVTVYLLNGFQLRGTVKGFDNFTVLFETDGKQQMIYKHAISTFAPQRNVQIDFE from the coding sequence ATGAAACAATCCGTCAACATTCAAGACCAATTTTTGAACCAGCTCCGCAAAGACAACACATTCGTAACGGTTTATCTCTTAAACGGTTTTCAATTGCGCGGTACAGTGAAAGGCTTTGATAACTTCACTGTTTTATTTGAAACAGATGGGAAGCAACAAATGATCTACAAACATGCCATTTCAACATTTGCTCCACAGCGTAACGTGCAAATTGATTTTGAATAA
- a CDS encoding site-specific integrase, with translation MNMLHETILPDDVVSYLEYLAAQGRRPSTIKRYKYDLEDFFRYMNEQQKDPKKWKTFSNEDYHTFFHILLTERHYSLATMKRMHTVLKRLNRFYQIKHNPPEISMHLEKKRLGADDFIQEAEKEKLLQTVVSTKGLTDNQLKARHLLFDRNLSIVRLLLDYGLTLHELASLRMKDVHFERNELDIPSVSSLARTIKLSDEDKQLLYRYLKTIPEPVRPRYHSHDPLFAAFDFQRCTYRWVYEKDAPKRLTEIAIQKMIREEIARAGLRKGISAQHMRNTCIINQIQEGLSAEDIQRHFGFKTPLSLKRFYNYLSTRE, from the coding sequence ATGAACATGCTGCACGAAACGATCTTGCCAGATGATGTTGTTTCATACCTGGAATACCTAGCTGCACAAGGCCGACGACCGTCTACGATTAAACGTTATAAATATGACTTAGAGGATTTCTTCCGATATATGAACGAGCAGCAAAAAGACCCAAAGAAATGGAAAACATTCAGCAATGAAGATTATCATACTTTTTTTCATATCCTTCTAACAGAACGTCATTACTCGCTAGCAACGATGAAGCGGATGCACACGGTGTTAAAACGGCTGAACCGCTTTTATCAAATCAAACACAATCCGCCAGAGATCAGCATGCATCTTGAAAAGAAACGTCTCGGCGCAGATGACTTTATTCAAGAAGCAGAGAAAGAGAAATTATTACAGACAGTGGTCTCCACAAAAGGGCTGACGGATAATCAGCTTAAAGCGCGACATTTATTGTTTGATCGGAATCTCTCAATTGTTCGTTTGCTGCTTGATTACGGTCTAACCCTGCATGAATTGGCATCATTACGGATGAAAGATGTACATTTTGAACGAAATGAACTCGATATCCCGTCTGTTTCAAGTCTGGCTCGTACGATTAAGCTATCAGATGAAGATAAGCAGCTGCTGTACCGTTATTTGAAAACAATCCCTGAGCCAGTTAGGCCGCGCTATCACAGCCACGACCCGCTATTTGCAGCGTTTGACTTTCAACGGTGTACGTATCGCTGGGTGTATGAGAAGGACGCGCCAAAACGGTTGACGGAAATTGCGATTCAGAAGATGATTCGTGAGGAAATTGCCCGCGCTGGGCTTCGAAAAGGAATCAGCGCACAGCATATGCGAAATACATGCATCATAAACCAAATACAAGAAGGGCTGTCTGCAGAAGACATCCAGCGCCATTTCGGCTTCAAAACCCCGCTTTCCTTAAAGCGCTTTTATAACTATTTGAGTACTCGGGAGTAA
- the spoVK gene encoding stage V sporulation protein K, translating into MEQPLSTKKNGQINIVLKKKHQETALVREAPVQTKEKAQVIEHHAPLQQIEDEMNKLVGLNDIKEMLREIYAWLYVNEKRKEAGLKQSNQALHMMFRGNPGTGKTTVAKLIGKLLKDMNILTKGHLIEAERADLVGEYIGHTAQKTRQLVKKAMGGILFVDEAYSLSRGGEKDFGKEAIDTLVNHMEEEREHFILILAGYPKEMDYFLSLNPGLRSRFPIIIDFPDYSIGELMQIADLMFEEREYILSQEAQVKLQDHIEMKRDHQQVFSNGRYVRNIVEKAVRTQAMRLLHHKEFSKKDLMTIRSRDLTL; encoded by the coding sequence GTGGAGCAGCCACTTTCAACGAAAAAGAATGGGCAGATTAACATTGTATTGAAGAAAAAGCATCAAGAAACCGCGCTCGTACGGGAGGCCCCCGTACAAACAAAGGAAAAAGCCCAAGTGATTGAACATCACGCACCGCTTCAGCAAATTGAAGATGAAATGAATAAGCTGGTCGGCCTCAATGATATAAAAGAAATGCTTCGCGAAATATATGCATGGCTCTATGTAAATGAAAAACGAAAAGAAGCAGGTCTAAAACAAAGCAATCAAGCACTACACATGATGTTTCGTGGAAATCCAGGCACAGGAAAAACAACGGTTGCCAAATTAATCGGGAAGCTGCTGAAAGATATGAATATTTTAACGAAGGGACATTTAATCGAAGCAGAACGGGCAGATTTAGTCGGTGAATATATCGGTCATACCGCTCAAAAAACGAGACAGCTTGTCAAAAAAGCAATGGGAGGAATTTTATTTGTTGATGAGGCCTATTCCCTTTCACGCGGAGGTGAAAAAGATTTTGGGAAGGAAGCGATTGATACACTTGTCAATCATATGGAAGAGGAGCGAGAGCATTTCATTTTAATTTTGGCAGGGTATCCGAAAGAGATGGATTACTTTCTGTCTCTCAACCCTGGTCTGCGTTCACGGTTTCCGATCATTATTGATTTTCCAGATTATTCAATTGGCGAATTAATGCAGATTGCGGATTTGATGTTTGAAGAACGGGAATATATTCTTTCGCAAGAAGCCCAGGTGAAATTACAGGATCACATTGAGATGAAGCGTGATCATCAGCAAGTATTCAGCAACGGCAGGTACGTACGGAACATCGTCGAAAAAGCCGTTCGTACACAAGCAATGCGGCTTCTTCATCACAAAGAATTCTCGAAAAAAGACTTAATGACGATTAGAAGCCGTGATTTAACCCTTTAA